Sequence from the Methanospirillum lacunae genome:
GAAAATTCTGCAAGCACCTCTGGCCGGTTGATCCACTCGTGAGCTCTTTTAATGCTGAAGTTATCCGTTAATTTGTAACTGATGAGGGCTCTAAGCAGATTATTGATATCGATACCTCTTGTCTTGTGTTTCCCGAAGATATCGATAAAGTTCAGGACTTCATACAGCCTATTAACGAGGAAAATGGTACCGATAGGAAAGGATATATTTTCATTTGGCTCAAGTTCATTAGTTCTTAGTTTTGTTTGCATTTTGGCCGATTCAAACATCACTAAGAACACACTTATTTCTTGTTAGTGGCAAAGTTGGGTTGTAACTGTTCATGAAATAAAATTTCAAAATTCCGTGATGTGGATACAAAAATTAATTGATACAAACTCTGAACTAAGATTTTAGTGATAGGAAAGAATATTCCCCTCGTGATACCGTGGGGTATCGCTCGAATATTAAATTCTTTTAACAATAGTGTTCTATCCCCCACAAGATGGCAGATTCAGGTAAAAATTTTGGGGCCCAAACTTGCTGATATTGGACTTTAATGAAATGTTGCAGTAGAAATTGAACCAATTTCATAGAGAAAATTACTTGCTGGTTTTTGTTTTTACTACCTCAAGGTTACAGGAGTCGATAATACATGATATTGTTAAAAGACAACAACAGCAGGATATGGTGATCATATGAAGTGGACAAAGGTAGAAATCAGTACCAGGTCGAGAACAGAATTCGTTGATATCACGAACAAGGTTTCAGATGAACTGAAGAAAACGGGTGTACTGAACGGAACCTGCAATGTGTACATGCCACACACAACGGCCGGCCTGACCATCAACGAGAATGCAGATCCTGATGTAACGCGTGATCTCCTTGCCGGCCTTACCCGCCTCGTGCCAGTGAGGGGAGATTACCGACATGCAGAGGGAAATTCAGACGCCCACATCAAGGCATCACTCATGGGTTTTTCTCTTATGGTGCCTGTCATTGATGGCCATCTGGCACTTGGTACCTGGCAGGGCATTTATTTCTGTGAGTTCGACGGTCCCAGGAATCGGCAGGTGCTGGTGGGAGTTTCAGGTGAATAGGTCATTGTATCAGGGAAAAATACACCAGGTCTTCAGAGAGAGGATTATATGACACTAACGGAGAAGAAAAATTCTCACCTCTTACCTGTTCAGATACCCGAGTGGTGTCTTTCGCAGTCAAATAAGATGCACACAGCCATCACACAAACTTCGTTGCCTTCCGTTAATCCCCGTGAATCACGGTCATCATCCATTCCAGGGATAAAACACCGATTCATCGGATTTTTCCTGAAAACCATTTTCAGTTGTCTCGGATTGACCCCAATAGACACCATTGGGATTTAGTGCAACCACCATTCCCTTCATCTAAAAACCTTTCCTGTTAACATCCATTCAAACGTAATTCAGATAGAAACCGGGTCGGCCAGTGATGCATGCATTTCAGGAAATATCCCTCCCATGAAGATTCATATATCCTCCAGACAGAGATACCCCATTATACGGTCTGAAATCATGTCATCAATTCCACGAACCACAATGAATCTGCTCTTTCTCATCGTGTGTTTATCCATTATTATCCCAGGCCCCTGTTATGCAATAATACCGGATCCACAATGCCCGAACATATCAACATATTTTGATTCTATCAGATCTGACCGGGATGAACTCATTCCCTTCTTTAGTAATATGCCTAAGGGAGGAGACATACACATTCATCTCTCCGGGGCAATTCCACCTGAAAAACTTATTGCAATCGCAGCCAGTCATGATCTTCTTGTCGATCCCGCAACCGGTCAACTGGTTGATCAGGCAACAAACCAGCCATACAATTATACTCCACTCGGACCTCTTGTCCCGGTATCATCTGCATACACTAATGCAACCCTGTTTACATTCCTGGTATCCAAGTGGTCGATGGCTGGTTTTTCATTTGAAAACCAGACAGGGCATGATTGGTTTTTTAGTACCTTTGATCTTATCGATCCTGTTACGTACTATGATGGAGAACTGATTGCCAGTATGAGGGACCAGGCAGCCTCTGATAAGATCAGGTATCTTGAATTGATGACGTCCCAGACCAATTCTGATAACGTCAGGCAGATCGTCAGTCAGGTTCCCTGGGATGATAATCTCTCAGTGCTGCGGAAAAATCTGTTAGATGCTGGTCTTGTTGATATCTGCAGACAGAAAGTCCAGACCCAGGCAACCTATGATCAGGTGTCGCGTGAACATGCAACACCAGAAGGCAGGAATGTCATAGTCAGATACACCTACGAAGCCCTTCGATTTTATCCGTTAAAAGAGGTGTTCAGTGACCTGCTCCAGGCATTTGAAATCGCCAACCAGTCACCACTCGTAGAGGGAGTTACACTCGTTGGCGATGAATCTGACCAGTATTCGCTCAAGGATTACGATGAGCACATGAAGATGGTGGGATACCTTCATAGTGTTTACCCCGATGTCGGCATTACGCTCCATGCTGGTGAACTGACACCAGAACTGGTGCCTCATGCCGATCTACAGGACCATATCTCCGAGGCCATATCCACCGGGAATACTTCGCGAATCGGACACGGAGTCAGTATCATGTATGAGAAAGACAGGGAGGGAGTGCTGGAAAAAATGGCTGCCTCCCACATTCCGGTTGAGATCCTTCTGACCAGCAACCTGCAGATATTAGGGATAGATACTGCAGATCACCCGGTATCATCATACCTGGATCATGATGTTCCGGTGATTCTTGCAACAGATGATCCCGGTGTCGAATGCACCAATCTCACCCAGGAGTTTGTTAATCTCACGTTGAACAAACCCCGGGTTTCATATGAGCAGATTCGGGAGATAAATCTGAATAGCATCAAGTACAGTTTTCTTCCGGAAACTGAGAAGAACCGGATGCTGGCAGAACTCAATGAGAGCCTGCAGGAGTATGAACATGGAGTTTTAGCCGGATACAAAGGATCTCCTGGATGTGAGACTGCTATGACTGCGTAAAGAGAGTGCCCTGTTTCCAGGCTATGGTACTGGGGCCATAACCGGATAGTCGACCGGGCAAATAACGCCTTTTTTTATATTTAGCCCTCAATTTTTTGATATTTTCCTGTTCAT
This genomic interval carries:
- a CDS encoding secondary thiamine-phosphate synthase enzyme YjbQ, encoding MKWTKVEISTRSRTEFVDITNKVSDELKKTGVLNGTCNVYMPHTTAGLTINENADPDVTRDLLAGLTRLVPVRGDYRHAEGNSDAHIKASLMGFSLMVPVIDGHLALGTWQGIYFCEFDGPRNRQVLVGVSGE
- a CDS encoding amidohydrolase family protein, which translates into the protein MSSIPRTTMNLLFLIVCLSIIIPGPCYAIIPDPQCPNISTYFDSIRSDRDELIPFFSNMPKGGDIHIHLSGAIPPEKLIAIAASHDLLVDPATGQLVDQATNQPYNYTPLGPLVPVSSAYTNATLFTFLVSKWSMAGFSFENQTGHDWFFSTFDLIDPVTYYDGELIASMRDQAASDKIRYLELMTSQTNSDNVRQIVSQVPWDDNLSVLRKNLLDAGLVDICRQKVQTQATYDQVSREHATPEGRNVIVRYTYEALRFYPLKEVFSDLLQAFEIANQSPLVEGVTLVGDESDQYSLKDYDEHMKMVGYLHSVYPDVGITLHAGELTPELVPHADLQDHISEAISTGNTSRIGHGVSIMYEKDREGVLEKMAASHIPVEILLTSNLQILGIDTADHPVSSYLDHDVPVILATDDPGVECTNLTQEFVNLTLNKPRVSYEQIREINLNSIKYSFLPETEKNRMLAELNESLQEYEHGVLAGYKGSPGCETAMTA